In Gymnogyps californianus isolate 813 chromosome 20, ASM1813914v2, whole genome shotgun sequence, a single window of DNA contains:
- the GAS2L2 gene encoding LOW QUALITY PROTEIN: GAS2-like protein 2 (The sequence of the model RefSeq protein was modified relative to this genomic sequence to represent the inferred CDS: inserted 1 base in 1 codon): MWGMPGTVVRSIRPYQSSEQYLYAMKEDLAEWLKELYDLDIEVGTFVEVLETGAVLCSHANNVTHVAEEFARTCPDVARHLRLPTAGVTCNLAAQPGTFQARDNVSNFIQWCRKEMDIKDVLMFETEDLVLRKNEKNFVLCLLELARRAARFGMRAPTLVQMEEEIEEELRQELGVPADTPLPRPPRKPRDLHNLDQMVQHLVSRCTCPIQFPMIKISEGKYRVGDSDTLIFVRILREHVMVRVGGGWDTLEHYLDKHDPCRCTSLSHKQAWKTRSPQQQVQHEIWLCPASKAATRGQPQPALLVSRSQSPLPPVSWGSRVPXGPRPPATPSPEGSGRPPSASPHREPVQPRRVPSGRTREPPAAPSGRQPPPSRSPARPSSPGRRATRRAPTPSRLAPGTQDSVGVPKALHGSTSGKTPAAPARGRSTAPSTRLTPAPPKSTQQGGKSSVAAARPQEGGVPAAATPRAPSPIKVCAPSLHRDARGDSQGQKSQREGSRGALSRGQPPSPRNSSSQPLKQDSNSKPPIKASPAVCRPPTPLAHFADGCKICAAGGGPQGTRQCHPAPSPRAGGAEGPGVPADELGGSCGPGGGSEGLQGCWGHAQPPGYSRVVEELSRGRQPLRPVGLGSWVPKTPPRASPQPTAVPAGGEAEGPGVGCQTPRGARASNVSKPRRCLKKPERVPSIYKLKLRPKVRPRRDHRPGKRPSRIPTPLGQRPPAPRGQHHPPAPPRHPQPSSTHPGAKPSLADSGAWLTEDDEEAWV, from the exons ATGTGGGGGATGCCGGGCACCGTGGTACGGAGCATCCGTCCCTACCAGTCCAGCGAGCAGTACCTCTACGCCATGAAGGAGGACTTGGCAGAGTGGCTGAAGGAGCTGTACGACCTAGACATCGAGGTGGGCACCTTCGTGGAGGTGCTAGAGACGGGGGCCGTGCTCTGCTCCCATGCCAACAATGTCACCCACGTGGCCGAGGAGTTTGCCCGCACTTGCCCCGACGTGGCCCGCCACCTCCGCCTGCCCACTGCCGGCGTCACCTGCAACCTAGCGGCACAGCCGGGCACCTTCCAGGCCAGGGACAACGTCTCCAACTTCATCCAGTGGTGCAGGAAAGAGATGGATATTAAAG acGTCCTGATGTTCGAGACGGAGGACCTGGTGCTGAGGAAGAACGAGAAGAATTTTGTGCTGTGCCTGCTGGAGCTggcgcgccgcgccgcccggtTCGGCATGCGTGCCCCGACCCTCGtgcagatggaggaggagaTCGAGGAGGAGCTCCgccaggagctgggggtgcCTGCAGacacccccctgccccggccccccaGGAAACCACGGGACCTCCACAACCTCGACCAGATG GTCCAGCACCTGGTGAGCCGCTGTACCTGCCCCATCCAGTTCCCCATGATCAAGATATCCGAAGGGAAATACCGCGTGGGCGACTCTGACACCCTCATCTTTGTCCGG ATCCTGCGGGAGCACGTCATGGTGCGGGTCGGGGGCGGCTGGGACACGCTGGAGCACTACCTGGACAAGCACGACCCGTGCCGCTGCACCTCGCTCT CTCACAAACAAGCCTGGAAAACCAGGAGCCCCCAGCAGCAAGTGCAGCACGAGATCTGGCTGTGCCCGGCCTCGAAGGCAGCCACCCgtggccagccccagcccgcgCTGCTGGTCAGCCGCTCGCAGAGCCCCCTGCCCCCCGTCTCCTGGGGGTCCCGtgtcc ccggcccccggccccctgccaccccctcACCAGAGGGCTCGGGTCGCCCACCGAGTGCCAGCCCTCACCGGGAGCCAGTGCAGCCCCGGAGGGTCCCTTCGGGCAG GACGCGGGAGCCACCGGCTGCCCCTTCGGGGAGGCAGCCGCCACCGTCCAGGTCGCCCGCTCGACCCAGCTCCCCTGGCCGCAGGGCAACACGCCGGGCACCCACCCCTTCCCGGCTGGCCCCCGGCACACAGGACAGTGTGGGGGTCCCCAAGGCGCTGCACGGGAGCACCTCAGGAAAAACCCCTGCGGCACCGGCACGGGGCAGGTCCACGGCACCCAGCACCCGGCTGACACCAGCACCTCCAAAAAGCACCCAGCAAGGAGGCAAATCGTCTGTGGCGGCTGCCAGGCCGCAGGAAGGGGGGGTCCCTGCCGCGGCGACACCCCgtgcccccagccccatcaAGGTCTGTGCCCCCTCCCTGCACCGGGATGCCCGGGGAGACTCACAAGGCCAGAAAAGCCAGCGGGAAGGGAGCCGGGGAGCACTCAGCCGGGGCCAACCGCCCTCACCCCGAAATTCCTCCAGCCAGCCTCTGAAACAGGACAGCAACAGTAAACCCCCCATCAAAGCCAGCCCGGCCGTCTGCCGGCCCCCCACCCCTCTGGCCCATTTTGCAGACGGGTGCAAgatctgtgctgctggggggggtccccagggaACCCGGCAGTGCCACCCAGCCCCGAGCCcaagggctgggggtgctgaGGGACCCGGGGTACCGGCGGATGAACTGGGGGGCTCCTGTGGCCCCGGTGGGGGGAGCGAGGGGCTTCAGGGGTGCTGGGGGCACGCGCAGCCCCCCGGCTACAGCAGGGTGGTGGAGGAGCTCTCCCGCGGGCGGCAGCCCCTGcgccccgtggggctggggagctgggtCCCCAAAACGCCCCCACGAGCCAGCCCGCAGCCCACCGCCGTCCCAGCCGGAGGGGAGGCGGAGGGGCCAGGAGTGGGGTGCCAGACCCCGCGGGGAGCCAGGGCCAGCAACGTCTCCAAGCCCCGGCGGTGCCTGAAGAAACCCGAGCGTGTGCCTTCCATCTACAAGCTGAAGCTGCGACCCAAGGTGCGTCCCCGGCGGGACCACAGGCCGGGCAAGCGCCCCTCGCGTatccccaccccactggggcAGCGCCCACCCGCCCCCCGGGGCCAGCATCaccccccggcacccccccggcacccccagcccagcagcacccaccccGGGGCCAAGCCCTCGCTGGCTGACAGTGGTGCCTGGCTGACCGAGGACGACGAGGAGGCGTGGGtctga
- the RASL10B gene encoding ras-like protein family member 10B, whose amino-acid sequence MVATFKIAVLGAQGVGKSAIVRQFLYNEFSEVCVPTTARRVYLPAVVMNGHVHDLQIMDFPPITAFPVNTLQEWADVCCRGLRSVHAYILVYDICCFDSFEYIKTIRQQILETRVIGTSETPIIIVGNKRDLQRGRVIPRWNVSNLVKKTWKCGYIECSAKYNWHILLLFSELLKSVGCARCKHVHTTIRFQGALHRNRCTIM is encoded by the exons ATGGTGGCAACGTTCAAGATCGCCGTGCTGGGAGCCCAGGGCGTGGGCAAGAGCGCCATAGTCCGGCAGTTCCTCTACAACGAGTTCAGCGAGGTCTGCGTGCCCACCACGGCCCGCCGCGTCTACCTGCCCGCCGTCGTCATGAACGGCCACGTCCACGACCTGCAGATCATGGATTTTCCCCCCATCACCGCCTTCCCCGTCAACACCCTGCAG GAGTGGGCGGACGTGTGTTGCAGGGGGCTCCGGAGCGTCCATGCCTACATCCTGGTCTATGACATCTGTTGCTTTGACAGCTTCGAGTACATCAAAACCATCCGCCAGCAGATCCTGGAAA CCAGGGTCATCGGCACTTCGGAGACGCCCATCATCATCGTGGGCAACAAGCGGGACCTGCAGCGGGGCCGGGTGATCCCGCGCTGGAACGTCTCCAACCTGGTGAAGAAGACGTGGAAGTGCGGCTACATCGAGTGCTCGGCCAAGTACAACTGGCAcatcctgctgctcttcagcgAGCTCCTGAAGAGCGTGGGCTGCGCCCGCTGCAAGCACGTCCACACCACCATCCGCTTCCAGGGCGCCCTGCACAGGAACCGATGCACCATCATGTGA